The following nucleotide sequence is from Leptolyngbya sp. SIO1E4.
CTTACATACTCCCCTTACAGCGTTTTATTGCCAGCGTGGCTGGTTTCATTCTTTTACAAGGCGGCATTGACGTCACGGTGGATCAGATTTACCTGCGGGTCAATGATCAGATGGTTGAGGTGGCTCCACATTGTGCTGGGCTTAAGATGCTCTTTACCAGCCTGTATGTCTCCCTGATTCTGATTCATTGGACCGAGCTTTGGCGCTCTCGTCTACGTACAGGGGTATTCCTAGCGGCAACAGTGTGTCTGAGTGTGACCGGAAACATTATTCGGAATGCGCTGCTGAGCTACTTTCATGGTGTTAGCAATAAAGCAGCCTTTGTCTGGCTTCACGATAGTTGGGGAGGAGATGTCTACTCCGCTGTCATGTTGCTATTGCTGATCGTCTTCGTGCGGTTGGTCCAGCGCTATGTGCCCGAACGGTTAGCCATGAATTTAGAGACTGAAGCAACTGTGTAATGACGCCGATTCCTGAGGAAAACCTATGTCAGAAGCTGTAAAGCCGATTTCCAGGGGGAAGCAATT
It contains:
- the crtB gene encoding cyanoexosortase B — its product is MLTTPKPTFSRLPMTPLSMALVGLLAIMYGPLLWHWVDGWLQKSISIQHEYFSHGLLGLPFAAHLAWTQRSQWKALPERTHPAGLGLLGLGAVLYISQLSDWMNISFPLVLAGLCLSLKGMPGLKLMGFPLVLTVLATPSQLPYLIEPYILPLQRFIASVAGFILLQGGIDVTVDQIYLRVNDQMVEVAPHCAGLKMLFTSLYVSLILIHWTELWRSRLRTGVFLAATVCLSVTGNIIRNALLSYFHGVSNKAAFVWLHDSWGGDVYSAVMLLLLIVFVRLVQRYVPERLAMNLETEATV